One stretch of Fictibacillus sp. b24 DNA includes these proteins:
- the egtB gene encoding ergothioneine biosynthesis protein EgtB — MAIEHVAVERLSEQFNKIRSLSEKLTSNLQNEDTIIQAMPDVSPPKWHLAHTTWFFERFILKEKNPSYVPFNPQFDYLFNSYYETISSYHPRHSRGVLSRPSMDEVYAYRAHVNEGILSILKDYGEHVPQEIEDLIEIGLQHEQQHQELLLTDVKYNFSCNPLLPQYMQSSSTNQQDSEAPSQATYVNIEGGLVEIGFTGKGFSFDNERPRHKVWLNSYKLASHPVTNGEYLSFIEAGGYEQPEHWLSDGWAAVKKEKWKHPLYWRKTEDGWYTFTLTGEKKLNLDEPVCHVSFYEADAFARWSGKRLPTEAEWEHAIASIPIEGNFVESETYHPVVGEPQSKSPIKKAYGDVWEWTSSPYTSYPQSKPLEGALGEYNAKFMCNQMVLRGGSCVTSRLHIRPTYRNFFQADKRWQFSGIRLAEDMS; from the coding sequence ATGGCGATTGAGCATGTAGCAGTCGAGCGGTTAAGTGAACAATTCAACAAGATTAGGTCATTATCTGAAAAACTAACGTCCAATCTTCAAAACGAAGATACAATTATTCAGGCTATGCCTGATGTTAGTCCTCCAAAGTGGCATCTTGCTCACACAACATGGTTTTTTGAACGGTTTATTTTAAAAGAAAAAAATCCCTCTTACGTCCCTTTCAATCCGCAATTTGACTATCTTTTTAACTCGTACTATGAAACCATTAGTTCGTATCACCCTAGACATTCCCGAGGTGTCCTCTCAAGACCATCAATGGATGAAGTGTATGCCTACCGTGCACATGTGAATGAAGGAATCTTAAGCATTTTAAAAGACTATGGCGAGCACGTGCCGCAAGAAATAGAAGATTTAATAGAGATCGGCCTTCAGCATGAGCAGCAGCACCAGGAACTCCTTTTAACTGATGTAAAATATAATTTCAGCTGTAATCCATTGCTGCCACAATATATGCAATCCTCATCTACCAATCAACAAGACTCTGAAGCACCATCACAAGCAACATATGTGAACATAGAAGGCGGCCTCGTGGAGATCGGTTTTACAGGTAAAGGGTTCTCGTTTGATAATGAGCGTCCTCGTCACAAAGTTTGGCTGAATTCTTATAAGTTAGCATCTCATCCGGTAACCAACGGTGAATATCTATCCTTTATTGAAGCAGGAGGATACGAGCAGCCGGAACATTGGCTGTCAGACGGTTGGGCAGCAGTCAAAAAAGAGAAGTGGAAACATCCTCTTTATTGGCGAAAAACAGAGGACGGCTGGTACACATTCACGTTAACCGGTGAAAAGAAACTAAATCTGGATGAACCGGTTTGTCATGTGAGTTTTTACGAGGCAGATGCCTTTGCAAGATGGAGCGGGAAACGCCTGCCGACTGAAGCAGAGTGGGAGCATGCGATTGCCTCCATCCCGATAGAAGGAAATTTTGTTGAAAGTGAAACGTACCATCCAGTTGTTGGTGAACCACAGTCAAAGTCACCGATTAAAAAAGCGTACGGAGATGTGTGGGAATGGACGAGTAGCCCGTACACTTCTTACCCTCAAAGCAAACCGCTTGAAGGCGCACTTGGTGAGTACAACGCCAAATTCATGTGCAATCAGATGGTTTTGCGAGGGGGATCATGTGTAACGTCCAGGTTGCATATACGTCCGACGTACCGAAACTTTTTCCAAGCGGATAAAAGATGGCAGTTTAGCGGAATCCGTCTGGCGGAGGACATGTCATGA
- a CDS encoding ring-cleaving dioxygenase: protein MELKGIHHVSALTANAPENFKFYTEVMGLRLIKKTVNQDDTSVYHLFYGDEKGNPGTELTFFEIPMAGRNHDGNNSISAISLRVKNDAALRFWQDRLKQNGIETDELKDRAGRQTLAFRDLEGQRLILVSDENNRGVAGGQPWSKSTTPEENAIIGLGPVRLTVPAAEPTVQVLTELLGFRKKGTFEPEVGGQPDIIVLETGEGGSGAEIHVEERTDIPGERLGRGGVHHVAFRVDNEDELRKWIEKVKTSRFPNSGFVDRFYFKSLYFREPNRILFELATDGPGFDTDEELEHLGESLALPPFLEPHREEIEAKLKPLHTKQ from the coding sequence ATGGAATTGAAAGGCATTCACCACGTTTCTGCGCTTACGGCAAATGCGCCTGAAAACTTTAAATTTTATACAGAAGTAATGGGTTTAAGGCTGATTAAGAAAACGGTGAATCAGGACGATACGAGTGTGTATCATTTGTTTTATGGTGATGAAAAAGGAAATCCAGGGACAGAACTGACGTTTTTTGAAATTCCGATGGCAGGAAGAAACCATGACGGCAATAACAGCATTTCGGCAATCTCATTACGAGTAAAAAATGATGCAGCTCTTCGCTTTTGGCAAGATCGCTTGAAGCAAAACGGCATTGAAACCGATGAACTAAAGGACCGTGCAGGACGCCAGACGCTAGCCTTCAGAGACCTTGAAGGCCAAAGGCTGATCTTGGTTTCAGATGAAAACAATAGAGGTGTTGCCGGCGGACAGCCGTGGAGTAAGAGCACAACACCAGAAGAAAACGCGATTATCGGCCTTGGCCCTGTAAGACTGACCGTTCCAGCAGCCGAACCAACTGTTCAAGTATTAACGGAACTTTTAGGTTTTCGTAAAAAAGGCACATTTGAACCTGAAGTTGGGGGACAGCCTGATATCATTGTGTTAGAAACTGGTGAAGGCGGAAGCGGTGCTGAAATTCATGTGGAAGAACGAACGGACATTCCTGGGGAACGCCTTGGTCGCGGCGGCGTGCACCATGTGGCCTTCCGCGTTGATAACGAGGATGAACTTAGAAAATGGATCGAAAAAGTAAAAACATCCAGATTTCCGAATTCGGGATTTGTGGATCGCTTCTACTTTAAATCACTGTACTTCCGAGAGCCAAACCGCATTCTTTTTGAACTTGCAACAGATGGTCCTGGATTTGATACGGATGAAGAACTTGAGCATCTCGGTGAGTCTTTGGCTTTGCCTCCATTTTTAGAGCCTCACCGTGAGGAAATTGAAGCGAAACTAAAGCCTCTTCATACAAAGCAATAG
- a CDS encoding MBL fold metallo-hydrolase, with translation MQTLEKLTNRFWYQTPVSETDRPILGAVVGNDRTLMIDAGNSEDHAQYFLEELKKNSIPTPSLIAITHWHWDHIFGLSALNIPSIASSNTKTKMEELLPFSWSDAAIDERVKQGIEIEFCAEAIKKEFRDHRNITIKLPTITFEEKLEIDLGGVTCVLQHVGGDHTSDSIVVYIKEEKILFLADCMYANMYAPKNNYTVEKTLKLLDLVESYDAEFYIFSHWKPANKQEFESEASLLRKLATLTQKHRGNIGDITEEYRVETGRDLTEDEVETIQFFVNGYELNN, from the coding sequence TTGCAGACACTCGAAAAATTAACTAACCGCTTTTGGTATCAAACGCCTGTTTCCGAAACAGATCGTCCAATTTTAGGAGCAGTAGTTGGAAATGATAGGACATTAATGATCGATGCTGGAAACTCAGAGGATCATGCACAATATTTTTTAGAAGAACTTAAAAAGAACAGTATACCAACCCCTAGCCTTATCGCTATCACTCACTGGCATTGGGATCATATCTTTGGACTTTCAGCATTGAACATACCATCTATTGCTTCTAGCAATACGAAAACAAAAATGGAGGAACTGCTTCCTTTTTCTTGGTCAGATGCAGCAATTGATGAGCGAGTGAAACAAGGGATTGAAATTGAATTCTGTGCGGAAGCGATCAAAAAAGAATTCCGAGATCACCGTAATATTACCATTAAACTGCCTACGATCACGTTTGAAGAAAAATTAGAGATCGATTTAGGCGGTGTAACATGCGTCCTTCAACACGTAGGGGGAGACCACACTTCAGACTCTATCGTAGTCTACATAAAAGAAGAGAAAATCTTGTTTTTAGCGGATTGCATGTATGCCAATATGTACGCACCGAAAAATAATTATACGGTGGAAAAAACATTGAAATTACTGGATTTAGTGGAATCTTATGACGCAGAATTTTATATTTTTTCGCATTGGAAACCTGCGAATAAGCAAGAGTTTGAAAGTGAAGCATCATTGTTAAGAAAACTTGCAACCCTCACTCAAAAACATAGAGGTAATATTGGTGACATTACAGAAGAATATAGAGTTGAAACCGGACGTGATTTAACGGAAGATGAAGTGGAAACCATCCAATTTTTTGTTAACGGCTATGAGCTAAACAACTAG
- a CDS encoding VanW family protein has translation MLLTWFTGLLLLANSLQSPDSLTVNQQGKMIAEINRVQFVAPIPGIPMVDETKFSSFLELLDKRSFKAPINAKLNDYGGIVPGEVGYRLNRSAFKEKFYTYFFSTGSQKMDVPEMNIYPKVDTEVLAHIKTQQIGQYVTYFNSNNKSRTTNIELAAKALDSHVVFPNETFSFNKVVGRRTTAKGYKSAPIIVRGELSEGVGGGICQVSSTLFNAVDRAGLRIVQRYSHSKRVPYVPSGRDATVSWYGPDFQFQNKYNQPILIRAKRYGGSLVIKLYSSEILDEKTRKVPNAPTNIPEEIHIEQDVHLSNPKR, from the coding sequence ATGTTATTAACTTGGTTTACTGGACTTTTACTATTGGCAAATTCTCTTCAATCACCTGATTCTTTAACGGTGAACCAACAGGGAAAGATGATCGCTGAAATCAATCGTGTACAATTTGTAGCTCCCATTCCTGGGATACCTATGGTTGATGAAACGAAATTCTCTTCATTCCTTGAGCTGCTTGATAAAAGATCCTTCAAAGCTCCCATTAATGCAAAACTTAATGATTACGGCGGTATTGTCCCAGGTGAAGTAGGTTACCGGCTAAATCGCAGTGCATTTAAAGAAAAGTTTTATACCTATTTTTTTTCAACGGGATCTCAGAAGATGGATGTACCTGAAATGAACATCTATCCGAAAGTGGATACAGAAGTTCTGGCACATATAAAAACACAGCAGATCGGCCAATATGTTACATACTTCAATTCAAATAATAAAAGCAGAACGACAAACATTGAACTGGCTGCAAAAGCATTGGATAGTCATGTTGTCTTTCCGAATGAGACCTTTTCATTTAACAAAGTAGTTGGAAGAAGAACAACTGCAAAAGGGTATAAAAGTGCACCTATAATTGTAAGAGGTGAACTGTCAGAAGGAGTTGGTGGAGGAATCTGTCAGGTTTCATCTACCTTGTTTAATGCCGTTGATCGTGCAGGATTACGAATTGTTCAGCGCTATTCTCACAGCAAACGCGTTCCCTATGTTCCATCAGGCCGTGACGCAACAGTAAGCTGGTACGGACCTGATTTTCAGTTTCAAAACAAATACAACCAGCCCATCTTAATTCGAGCCAAACGTTATGGTGGCAGTTTAGTAATAAAACTGTATTCTTCTGAGATTCTTGATGAAAAAACAAGAAAAGTTCCAAATGCACCTACGAACATACCTGAAGAAATTCATATTGAACAAGATGTGCATCTTTCTAACCCTAAGAGATAA
- a CDS encoding DUF3817 domain-containing protein — protein sequence MNPLKTLKTVGYLEGASFLILLFIAMPLKYFLDQPLAVSIVGALHGLLFVLYILAILYVYNVKKWPIMRAFLALVSSVLPFGPFIFDRKFLRD from the coding sequence ATGAACCCGTTAAAAACGTTAAAAACAGTTGGATATCTTGAGGGTGCGTCTTTCTTGATTCTTCTGTTTATTGCAATGCCGTTAAAATACTTCTTGGATCAACCACTTGCTGTATCGATCGTTGGTGCTCTGCACGGTCTGTTGTTCGTGCTCTACATTCTAGCTATTCTTTATGTTTACAATGTAAAGAAATGGCCAATCATGCGTGCGTTTTTAGCATTAGTATCATCTGTATTGCCGTTTGGACCTTTCATCTTTGACCGAAAGTTTTTAAGAGACTGA
- a CDS encoding GNAT family N-acetyltransferase, whose protein sequence is MITFERMDNNQFKEYLEFMMPDYIQDTSEHYMMTKEQATEKAEKQMESLLPDQEKTEGQHFFYIKSGEQVAGYLWFHVSKEEKSAFLYHIYILESFRKQGIAKNALRFFENESKDEEAVYCGLHVFGTNENAIELYRKLGYKQASISMNKVL, encoded by the coding sequence TTGATTACGTTTGAAAGAATGGACAACAATCAGTTCAAGGAATATCTGGAGTTCATGATGCCAGATTATATTCAAGATACTTCTGAACATTATATGATGACGAAAGAGCAAGCAACTGAAAAAGCAGAAAAGCAAATGGAAAGTCTGCTTCCAGATCAGGAGAAAACAGAAGGACAGCATTTTTTTTACATAAAAAGCGGTGAACAAGTCGCAGGCTACCTATGGTTTCATGTTTCTAAGGAAGAGAAGAGTGCTTTTCTTTATCACATCTATATTTTAGAGAGCTTTCGAAAGCAAGGTATTGCAAAAAATGCACTCCGTTTTTTTGAAAATGAATCAAAAGACGAAGAAGCAGTATATTGCGGGTTGCATGTCTTTGGCACGAATGAGAATGCGATTGAACTTTATCGAAAGCTAGGCTACAAACAAGCATCGATTTCAATGAACAAAGTTTTGTAA
- a CDS encoding alpha/beta hydrolase, whose protein sequence is MIQEFKVKIEQFEGLERQIRVCLPYGYEESEESYPVLYMHDGQNLFRDEDASYGVSWGLSDFLENSKTPLIIVGIDCNHEGFQRLNEYGPWENPTVGPELLKIEGVYGGKGAAYIEYLLHTLKPLIDEKYRTKPEETLMAGSSMGGLISTYAACRYPNVFSRVASLSSAFWFNQKEIESFIQKSDLSGLKKFYMDIGTDEDTSKVDANHYIRSSETVYEVLKEKGIDVRFDIIEGGKHHESAWRERMPEIIQYLMK, encoded by the coding sequence ATGATTCAAGAATTCAAGGTAAAAATTGAACAGTTTGAAGGGTTAGAAAGACAGATCCGCGTGTGTTTGCCGTATGGATATGAAGAAAGTGAAGAAAGCTATCCTGTACTTTACATGCATGACGGTCAGAACCTTTTTAGGGATGAAGATGCGAGCTACGGTGTATCATGGGGACTTTCGGACTTTTTAGAAAATAGTAAAACGCCTCTCATCATCGTTGGAATTGACTGCAACCATGAAGGATTTCAGCGTTTAAATGAATATGGACCTTGGGAAAATCCGACTGTTGGACCTGAACTTTTAAAGATTGAAGGGGTATACGGTGGAAAAGGTGCAGCGTATATTGAGTATCTTCTTCATACATTGAAACCGCTAATTGATGAAAAATACAGAACAAAACCGGAAGAAACTCTAATGGCCGGCAGTTCAATGGGCGGTTTGATCTCTACATATGCAGCGTGTCGCTACCCTAACGTTTTTAGCCGGGTGGCAAGTCTCTCTTCGGCGTTTTGGTTCAATCAAAAAGAGATTGAGAGTTTTATACAAAAAAGCGATTTAAGCGGATTGAAAAAGTTTTACATGGATATTGGGACAGATGAGGATACCTCAAAAGTGGATGCGAACCATTATATCCGCTCTTCTGAAACGGTCTATGAAGTGTTGAAGGAAAAAGGAATTGACGTACGCTTTGACATTATTGAAGGTGGAAAACACCATGAATCAGCTTGGCGCGAACGAATGCCTGAAATTATCCAATATTTGATGAAGTAA
- the egtD gene encoding L-histidine N(alpha)-methyltransferase: MKTVKSNVHYHVGNEPETDMYSEVLNGLRAEKKTISPKYFYDKKGSELFEAITMLAEYYPTRTELFILNKYRDEMAAAIGTDTALVEFGSGSSEKVRTLLEAMPELKEYVPIDISKDFLYQSARALSIEYPHLNVHAVSADYTEKFEVPKLASSNKAVFFPGSTIGNFEPHERINFLKMTADFLKPNGGLLIGVDMKKDHAVLNAAYNDSKGITSQFNTNLLNRLNRELLADFNLENFHHHAFYHAEKGRVEMHLVSLKNQTITIGSEQVTFAEGETIHTENSYKFTIEEFQDIAAGCGFTPKKVWVDEKNWFSMHYLMVE; the protein is encoded by the coding sequence ATGAAAACAGTAAAATCCAATGTCCATTATCACGTAGGAAACGAGCCAGAAACGGATATGTACAGTGAAGTGCTAAACGGATTACGAGCGGAGAAGAAAACCATTTCTCCTAAGTACTTTTATGATAAAAAAGGATCAGAGCTGTTTGAAGCGATTACCATGCTCGCTGAATATTATCCGACACGTACAGAGCTGTTTATTTTAAATAAATATAGAGATGAGATGGCTGCGGCAATTGGCACCGATACAGCGCTTGTTGAGTTTGGAAGCGGCAGCAGTGAAAAAGTGAGAACTCTGCTGGAGGCGATGCCTGAACTGAAAGAATATGTACCGATCGACATCTCAAAAGATTTTCTCTATCAATCAGCAAGAGCTCTTTCCATTGAGTATCCGCACTTAAATGTTCACGCTGTTTCTGCCGATTACACAGAAAAATTTGAAGTGCCAAAACTCGCGTCATCTAACAAGGCAGTGTTCTTTCCAGGTTCTACAATTGGGAACTTTGAACCTCATGAAAGGATAAACTTTTTAAAAATGACGGCTGATTTCCTAAAACCGAACGGCGGACTTTTGATCGGTGTAGACATGAAAAAAGATCATGCTGTATTAAACGCTGCTTACAATGATAGCAAAGGCATTACGAGTCAGTTTAACACCAATTTGCTGAACCGGTTAAACAGAGAACTTCTTGCAGACTTTAACCTTGAAAACTTCCATCATCATGCGTTTTATCACGCAGAAAAAGGAAGGGTTGAAATGCATCTCGTAAGTCTCAAAAATCAAACCATAACCATCGGCAGCGAACAAGTAACGTTCGCAGAAGGTGAAACCATTCACACTGAAAACTCTTATAAATTTACGATTGAGGAATTTCAAGATATTGCAGCGGGTTGCGGATTTACTCCGAAAAAGGTATGGGTAGATGAAAAGAACTGGTTCAGCATGCATTATTTGATGGTAGAATAG
- a CDS encoding sensor histidine kinase, protein MTYKQIKWLILLLPTFSVGMWEYLRHSILEEYISMSSGNWVSAIIVFLVTLYFLNILFGKLEGMQQELQRERSEKAVLEEREKIAKELHDGIAQSLFFLSVQVNKLEVDRNSPNYQKLKKTLQHIHDDTRSAIQNLRTGSVTSDVTWISSLHQFFDDIENTHSLRIYRDWKMADHSLSTKEKIELFACVKEAIINVIKHADTDEVWVSARESENGWFCEVVDKGKGFTASTQSEGFGLKIVKDRAVSMGWDLEILSDQEKTAVRIKGEAAA, encoded by the coding sequence ATGACCTACAAGCAAATTAAGTGGCTCATACTCTTACTTCCTACATTTTCAGTTGGTATGTGGGAATATTTGCGTCATTCCATTTTAGAAGAATATATCTCTATGAGTTCTGGAAACTGGGTTTCAGCGATCATTGTATTTTTAGTAACCTTATATTTTCTAAACATTTTGTTTGGCAAGCTTGAGGGCATGCAGCAAGAATTACAAAGAGAAAGATCAGAAAAAGCGGTATTGGAAGAAAGAGAGAAAATCGCTAAAGAACTTCATGATGGTATTGCACAGTCGTTGTTTTTTTTATCTGTACAAGTCAACAAGCTAGAAGTCGACCGTAACTCCCCAAACTATCAAAAATTAAAGAAAACACTGCAGCATATCCATGATGATACACGAAGTGCGATACAAAACTTAAGAACTGGATCAGTTACTTCAGATGTAACATGGATAAGCTCACTTCACCAGTTTTTTGATGATATCGAAAACACCCATTCTCTTAGAATTTACCGTGACTGGAAAATGGCCGACCATAGTCTATCTACTAAAGAAAAAATCGAACTGTTTGCTTGTGTAAAAGAAGCGATTATTAATGTGATTAAACATGCTGATACAGATGAAGTATGGGTGAGCGCTAGGGAAAGTGAAAACGGATGGTTTTGTGAGGTTGTGGATAAAGGTAAAGGCTTTACAGCGTCCACTCAATCAGAAGGATTTGGTCTAAAGATCGTTAAAGACAGAGCAGTATCAATGGGATGGGATTTAGAGATTCTAAGTGACCAAGAAAAAACAGCGGTACGTATTAAAGGAGAGGCTGCAGCATGA
- a CDS encoding YnfA family protein: MIAAIFLFIIAGLAEIGGGYLVWLWLRESKPFTYGLAGSLILVAYGVIPTLQNFPTFGRVYAAYGGVFIILAVLWGWFVDRKTPDLYDWVGAAICLIGVSVMLWAPRS, from the coding sequence TTGATAGCAGCTATTTTTTTGTTTATTATTGCAGGTTTAGCGGAGATCGGCGGAGGATATTTGGTCTGGCTTTGGCTCAGAGAATCTAAGCCATTTACATATGGATTAGCAGGGAGTCTTATCTTAGTTGCTTATGGCGTCATTCCAACTCTGCAAAACTTTCCGACCTTTGGGAGAGTGTATGCAGCGTACGGAGGTGTTTTTATTATTCTTGCCGTTCTATGGGGCTGGTTCGTTGACCGAAAAACGCCAGATTTATACGACTGGGTGGGGGCGGCAATCTGTTTAATTGGTGTATCAGTTATGCTTTGGGCACCTAGAAGTTAA
- a CDS encoding response regulator — protein MTQSVRILLVDDHLLAREGVKELLENQKEFVIVGEAANGIQAIEKTKELLPDLVLMDISMPKMNGLDATKAIKQQFPNIKVVMMTVSYDITDWFEALKRGAQGYLLKNLNTEDLLNGLKAYSLDEIPMSKEMAFRIWKEFKKDGQAEESLSARELEVLQLVAKGHSNKEISNSLNISENTVKTHMKNILGKLQLENRVQLASYAYNNGIV, from the coding sequence ATGACGCAATCCGTAAGAATCTTACTCGTAGATGACCATCTACTTGCCCGGGAAGGGGTAAAAGAACTTTTAGAGAATCAAAAAGAGTTTGTGATTGTTGGAGAAGCTGCTAATGGTATTCAAGCGATAGAAAAAACGAAGGAGCTTCTGCCAGATCTCGTGCTAATGGATATTTCGATGCCTAAAATGAATGGGCTTGATGCTACGAAAGCAATCAAACAGCAGTTTCCAAACATTAAAGTGGTCATGATGACCGTTTCGTATGACATCACCGATTGGTTTGAAGCATTGAAACGCGGTGCACAAGGATACTTGCTCAAGAACTTAAATACGGAAGATCTGCTGAATGGTCTAAAAGCTTATTCTTTAGATGAGATTCCGATGTCAAAAGAAATGGCGTTTCGCATCTGGAAAGAGTTTAAAAAGGATGGACAAGCTGAAGAATCATTATCAGCAAGAGAGTTGGAAGTTCTTCAGTTAGTAGCAAAAGGACATTCCAATAAAGAAATTTCTAATTCACTTAATATTTCAGAGAACACCGTGAAAACACATATGAAGAATATTTTAGGAAAACTGCAGTTGGAAAACCGTGTTCAACTCGCGAGTTATGCATACAATAACGGCATTGTTTAA
- a CDS encoding SCO family protein, whose product MKKMMLIFGLVLTMAILSACGSGGSKDEHENHKNHEQHNSESKETSQSLDWDVQSFSFKDQNDAQFGLEDLKGKVWMANFIFTNCTTVCPPMTAHMAKLQAMAKEENVDVEFVSFSIDPKRDTAEALTKFGENYDANFSNWHFLGGYEEKQIEQLARDSFKTPVVADPNSDQFIHASAFFLVDKEGTVVSRYDGVENTPYEEIIKDMKKESGK is encoded by the coding sequence ATGAAAAAAATGATGTTGATTTTTGGACTAGTGCTGACGATGGCAATCTTGTCGGCATGCGGTTCAGGGGGATCAAAGGACGAGCACGAGAATCATAAGAACCACGAACAACATAATAGCGAAAGCAAGGAGACGTCTCAGTCATTAGACTGGGACGTTCAGTCGTTTTCTTTTAAAGACCAAAACGATGCTCAATTTGGGTTGGAAGACTTAAAGGGAAAAGTGTGGATGGCAAATTTTATCTTTACGAACTGTACGACAGTTTGCCCGCCAATGACTGCACATATGGCTAAACTTCAAGCAATGGCAAAAGAAGAGAATGTGGACGTAGAATTTGTTTCTTTCTCAATTGATCCCAAAAGAGATACTGCTGAGGCATTGACCAAATTTGGTGAAAACTATGATGCAAACTTCTCCAACTGGCACTTCCTTGGTGGCTATGAAGAGAAACAAATTGAACAGCTAGCAAGAGATTCATTCAAAACACCTGTAGTGGCTGATCCTAATTCCGATCAATTTATACATGCGTCAGCATTTTTCTTAGTTGATAAAGAAGGAACAGTCGTTTCTAGATATGATGGTGTGGAGAATACCCCATATGAAGAAATCATTAAGGACATGAAAAAAGAGTCTGGAAAATAA
- a CDS encoding PepSY-associated TM helix domain-containing protein, translating to MQATAYQLSDKDENSLKKSHSLYQTFWRWHFYGGIIFAPFLILLAISGALYLYQAEIETMIYKDKLIVQRGDQSLPLSQQIDTVKAEYPEAEIGSIRLPKEDNRATLVKVIENDVVTQVYVDPYTASITGTILDEDHFKNVVAKLHSEWIVGGTFINRFVELAACWTIIILVTGLYIWWPRNKKTFMGTIFPRLKKNGRMFWRDLHAVTAFWLSLMILILIVTGLPWSGVMGEQINKLATNANAGYPTYAFMAPTAEKTTDEIAEDIPWATENNPAPASKKDDGSLSVDQVMYLAQENKIQKPYTISMPAGEDGVFTVASSRDKPENEATVYFNQYNGEIVEDIRFSDYGWMAKAISIGIALHEGHYFGLANQLLGAIAALGLVAIVIFSLIMWKKRKPSGRLGVPKKSDKKLKPWIIILMVITGIVMPLAGISFIFVFLLDRFVIPRVKPLQAWLS from the coding sequence ATGCAAGCAACTGCTTACCAACTATCAGATAAAGATGAGAATTCATTGAAAAAATCTCACAGTCTTTACCAAACATTTTGGAGATGGCATTTTTATGGCGGAATCATATTTGCACCTTTTTTAATTTTACTTGCCATTAGTGGTGCATTGTATTTGTATCAAGCAGAGATTGAGACGATGATTTATAAAGACAAGTTAATCGTTCAAAGAGGCGATCAATCACTACCGCTCTCACAGCAGATTGACACTGTAAAAGCGGAGTACCCTGAAGCAGAGATAGGTTCGATCAGACTTCCGAAAGAAGATAATCGAGCTACTTTAGTAAAAGTTATAGAAAATGATGTTGTTACACAGGTTTATGTTGACCCATACACAGCGTCTATAACAGGAACTATTCTTGATGAAGATCATTTCAAAAACGTTGTCGCTAAGCTTCACAGCGAGTGGATTGTTGGAGGAACATTCATTAATAGGTTCGTTGAACTGGCCGCATGTTGGACGATTATTATTTTAGTAACCGGGCTTTATATTTGGTGGCCAAGGAATAAAAAGACATTCATGGGGACGATTTTCCCTCGCCTGAAGAAGAATGGCCGCATGTTCTGGAGAGATCTTCACGCAGTCACAGCGTTCTGGCTGTCGCTGATGATTTTAATCCTTATCGTTACAGGTCTGCCATGGTCGGGTGTGATGGGAGAACAGATTAACAAACTGGCGACGAATGCCAATGCAGGTTATCCAACTTATGCATTCATGGCGCCAACAGCAGAAAAGACAACAGATGAGATCGCTGAAGATATTCCGTGGGCAACAGAGAACAACCCTGCTCCTGCTTCAAAAAAAGATGACGGTTCACTTTCTGTCGATCAAGTGATGTACTTAGCTCAAGAGAACAAGATTCAAAAGCCTTATACCATTTCAATGCCTGCAGGAGAAGATGGAGTATTTACTGTTGCTTCTTCACGAGATAAACCGGAAAATGAAGCGACTGTTTATTTTAACCAATATAACGGAGAAATCGTAGAGGATATAAGGTTTAGTGATTACGGTTGGATGGCTAAAGCCATTTCGATTGGTATCGCCTTGCATGAAGGTCATTATTTTGGACTTGCTAATCAGCTTTTAGGAGCAATAGCTGCTCTTGGTTTAGTAGCGATTGTCATCTTCTCACTCATCATGTGGAAGAAACGTAAACCTTCTGGAAGATTGGGAGTGCCAAAGAAATCGGACAAGAAGTTAAAACCGTGGATCATCATCCTCATGGTTATAACAGGTATTGTTATGCCACTCGCAGGTATATCTTTTATTTTCGTATTCTTGCTAGACCGTTTTGTTATACCTCGAGTAAAACCGCTTCAGGCTTGGCTATCTTAA